Proteins from a genomic interval of Clostridium sp. AN503:
- a CDS encoding HAD family phosphatase, which translates to MIKAVIFDMDGVIIDSEPVYLEKDLEFARTKNPDVVLKDLYGMVGSSRKDAWSCMARAIHNGQTWEELRDEFRDSRDVYSEMDYRKIFRPEIPGLLEELKKMGLRLALASSTGIDIIERVLRENEIRSCFEVVVTGAQFKRSKPDPEIYHYTAAQLGIPEDQCLAIEDSTFGVTAASRAGMKIAALIDHRFHFDQSLADYRMESLNEVLEIARKLSV; encoded by the coding sequence ATGATAAAAGCAGTAATTTTTGATATGGACGGCGTCATCATTGACAGCGAACCGGTATATTTGGAAAAGGACCTGGAATTTGCCCGGACAAAGAATCCGGACGTGGTATTGAAGGACTTATACGGCATGGTCGGGTCCTCCAGAAAGGACGCATGGAGCTGTATGGCGCGCGCGATCCACAACGGACAGACCTGGGAGGAGCTCCGGGACGAATTCCGCGACAGCCGCGACGTGTATTCCGAGATGGACTACAGAAAGATCTTCCGGCCTGAGATTCCAGGACTCCTGGAAGAACTTAAGAAAATGGGGCTGCGTCTTGCCCTGGCCTCCTCCACCGGCATCGATATCATTGAACGTGTGCTGCGGGAGAATGAGATCCGCTCCTGCTTTGAAGTCGTAGTCACCGGCGCACAGTTCAAGCGCAGTAAGCCGGATCCGGAGATCTATCACTATACAGCCGCGCAGTTGGGAATTCCGGAAGACCAGTGTCTTGCCATTGAGGATTCCACCTTCGGTGTAACTGCCGCATCCCGCGCAGGCATGAAGATCGCCGCACTCATCGACCATCGGTTCCATTTCGATCAGTCCCTGGCTGACTACCGCATGGAAAGCTTAAACGAAGTACTTGAAATCGCCCGCAAGCTCTCAGTCTGA
- a CDS encoding type II toxin-antitoxin system RelE/ParE family toxin has protein sequence MQFDVEFYRKQNGECPIQDFLDHLSHKIRAKVLRDLELLEMRGNELREPQSKQLGCGIFELRSIYGTDISRVLYFFAEGRKIVLTNGFIKKTIKIPGKELKLAKEYRKDYLKRGGGK, from the coding sequence ATGCAGTTTGATGTGGAATTTTACCGAAAACAGAATGGGGAATGTCCTATTCAGGATTTTTTGGATCACCTTAGCCATAAAATCCGGGCAAAAGTATTGAGGGATTTGGAACTGTTGGAAATGCGGGGGAACGAACTCAGGGAACCACAGTCAAAACAGCTGGGGTGTGGGATTTTTGAGCTGAGGAGCATATATGGTACCGATATTTCGAGAGTGTTATATTTTTTTGCGGAAGGAAGAAAAATAGTACTTACGAATGGATTTATAAAAAAGACCATAAAAATTCCAGGAAAAGAACTAAAGCTGGCAAAAGAATATCGTAAGGACTATCTAAAAAGAGGGGGAGGCAAATGA
- a CDS encoding transcriptional repressor: MKRNTIQSSLVLETVRKLQCHATADEVYSEIIKTYPTISRGTVYRNLQRLCETGEIRKREIPDGADRFDHLCDDHYHIRCVKCGRVFDVDMEYIPNLEQSVRDAHGFSFTGHDIVFKGICPECKRNMQV, from the coding sequence ATGAAGCGAAACACCATTCAGTCCTCTCTGGTTTTAGAGACCGTGAGGAAATTACAGTGCCATGCCACTGCGGACGAGGTATACAGTGAGATCATCAAAACATACCCGACCATCAGCAGGGGGACCGTTTACCGGAATCTCCAGCGGCTGTGTGAGACGGGAGAGATACGGAAAAGGGAGATCCCTGACGGGGCTGACCGTTTCGATCATCTCTGCGACGATCATTATCACATTCGATGTGTGAAGTGTGGACGCGTGTTTGATGTAGACATGGAATACATACCGAATCTGGAGCAGTCGGTCAGAGATGCCCACGGATTTTCATTTACCGGACATGATATTGTTTTTAAAGGCATTTGCCCGGAATGTAAAAGAAACATGCAGGTTTAA
- the uvrA gene encoding excinuclease ABC subunit UvrA, with protein MAKQYIKIRGANEHNLKDISLDIPRNELVVLTGLSGSGKSSLAFDTIYAEGQRRYMESLSSYARQFLGQMEKPDVESIEGLSPAISIDQKSTNRNPRSTVGTVTEIYDYMRLLYARIGIPHCPKCGREIKKQTIDQMVDQIMSLPERTKLQLLAPVVRGRKGEHVKLLDQARRSGYVRVRIDGNLYELSEEIKLEKNIKHNIEIVVDRLVVKEGIEKRLTDSIETVMSLSDGLMIVDVIDGEPINFSMSFACPDCGISIEEVEPRSFSFNNPFGACPECFGLGYKMEFDEDLMIPDKSLSISKGAITVMGWQSCADKGSFTNAILVALAKEYHFDLDTPFEDYPQEVHDVLIHGTNGKEIKVHYKGQRGEGVYDVAFEGLLKNVERRYRETFSEASKAEYETFMRITPCKVCKGQRLKPSSLAVTVGGINIYEATEMSIVKFREFLEHMELTPMQLSIGAQILKEIKARLDFLLNVGLEYLSLSRATGTLSGGEAQRIRLATQIGSGLVGVAYILDEPSIGLHQRDNDKLLATLTHLRDLGNTVLVVEHDEDTMRAADCIVDIGPGAGEHGGEVVAVGTAEEIMKCEKSITGAYLSGRIQIPVPKERRKATGYLTVRGAAENNLKNLDVSFPLGVMTCVTGVSGSGKSSLVNEILYKSLARKLNRARTIPGKYKKLEGVEQLDKVIDIDQSPIGRTPRSNPATYTGVFDMIRDLFASTADAKAKGYNKGRFSFNVKGGRCEACSGDGIIKIEMHFLPDVYVPCEVCGGKRYNRETLEVKYKGKSIYDVLNMTVEEALKFFENIPSIYRKIATLYDVGLSYIRLGQPSTELSGGEAQRIKLATELSRRGTGKTIYILDEPTTGLHFADVHKLVEILRRLSDGGNTVVVIEHNLDVIKSADYIIDIGPEGGDRGGTVIAQGTPEEVAENPASYTGQYIKRYLKQQ; from the coding sequence ATGGCGAAGCAATATATTAAGATACGAGGTGCCAATGAGCACAATTTAAAGGATATTTCCCTGGATATCCCGCGCAACGAGCTGGTCGTACTGACGGGCTTAAGCGGGTCGGGCAAATCCTCGCTGGCGTTTGATACGATTTATGCTGAAGGACAGAGGCGGTATATGGAATCCCTCTCCTCCTATGCGAGACAGTTCCTGGGTCAGATGGAGAAGCCGGATGTGGAGAGCATCGAAGGGCTGTCTCCTGCGATCTCCATTGACCAGAAGTCTACCAACCGGAACCCCCGTTCCACCGTGGGGACCGTGACGGAGATCTATGACTATATGCGTCTTCTCTATGCGCGTATCGGTATTCCCCATTGCCCCAAGTGCGGCAGGGAGATCAAGAAGCAGACCATCGATCAGATGGTGGATCAGATCATGTCGCTGCCGGAGCGGACGAAGCTGCAGCTTCTGGCTCCCGTAGTACGCGGGCGCAAGGGCGAGCATGTGAAGCTTTTGGATCAGGCCCGGCGCAGCGGCTATGTGCGGGTGCGGATCGACGGGAATCTATACGAGCTCTCTGAGGAGATCAAGCTGGAGAAGAATATCAAGCACAATATTGAGATCGTTGTAGACCGGCTTGTGGTGAAGGAGGGCATTGAAAAGCGCCTGACCGATTCTATCGAGACGGTGATGAGCTTATCCGATGGGCTGATGATCGTGGATGTGATCGACGGGGAGCCGATCAATTTCAGCATGAGTTTTGCCTGTCCGGACTGTGGGATCAGTATCGAGGAGGTGGAGCCGAGAAGCTTCTCCTTCAACAATCCGTTTGGAGCCTGCCCGGAGTGCTTCGGCCTGGGTTATAAGATGGAATTTGACGAGGATCTTATGATACCGGACAAGTCCTTAAGCATCTCAAAGGGAGCCATTACCGTGATGGGGTGGCAGTCCTGTGCAGACAAGGGGAGCTTTACCAATGCGATCCTGGTGGCTTTGGCGAAGGAGTACCATTTTGATCTGGACACACCGTTTGAGGACTATCCCCAGGAGGTCCACGATGTCCTGATCCATGGGACCAATGGGAAGGAGATCAAGGTACACTATAAGGGGCAGCGCGGCGAAGGCGTGTACGATGTGGCGTTTGAGGGGCTTCTTAAAAATGTGGAGCGGCGTTACCGGGAGACCTTCTCGGAGGCGTCCAAGGCAGAGTATGAGACCTTTATGCGTATCACTCCCTGTAAGGTATGTAAGGGGCAGCGGCTGAAGCCCAGTTCCCTGGCGGTGACCGTGGGCGGTATCAATATCTATGAAGCTACGGAGATGTCCATCGTAAAGTTCCGGGAGTTCCTGGAGCATATGGAACTGACCCCGATGCAGCTTTCTATAGGCGCGCAGATCTTGAAGGAGATCAAGGCGCGGCTGGATTTCCTGCTGAACGTGGGATTGGAATACTTATCCCTGTCCCGGGCGACGGGAACCCTGTCAGGCGGAGAGGCGCAGCGTATCCGCCTTGCAACCCAGATCGGTTCCGGTCTGGTGGGCGTGGCTTATATTCTGGATGAACCCAGCATCGGCCTGCACCAGAGAGACAACGACAAACTGCTGGCGACCCTGACCCATCTGAGGGATCTTGGGAACACAGTGCTGGTGGTGGAGCATGATGAGGATACCATGCGTGCCGCAGACTGTATCGTAGATATCGGGCCTGGAGCCGGGGAACACGGCGGAGAGGTGGTTGCAGTCGGCACCGCAGAGGAGATCATGAAGTGTGAGAAGTCCATCACAGGGGCTTATTTGAGCGGTCGGATCCAGATCCCGGTTCCGAAGGAGCGCCGCAAGGCCACCGGTTATCTGACTGTGCGCGGTGCGGCGGAGAACAACTTAAAGAATCTTGACGTGTCATTTCCTCTGGGAGTGATGACCTGTGTGACGGGGGTTTCCGGCTCCGGCAAAAGCTCCCTGGTGAACGAGATCCTTTACAAGTCCCTGGCGCGGAAGCTGAACCGTGCACGGACGATCCCCGGCAAGTATAAGAAGCTGGAAGGGGTAGAGCAGCTTGACAAGGTGATCGACATCGACCAGTCGCCGATCGGGCGGACGCCAAGGTCCAATCCTGCAACCTATACCGGCGTGTTTGATATGATCCGTGATTTATTCGCGTCCACAGCGGATGCCAAGGCCAAGGGCTACAATAAAGGCCGCTTCAGCTTTAACGTAAAGGGCGGACGCTGCGAGGCGTGCAGCGGAGACGGTATCATCAAGATCGAGATGCACTTTTTGCCGGATGTATATGTGCCCTGTGAGGTCTGCGGCGGAAAGCGGTACAACCGGGAGACGCTGGAGGTCAAGTACAAGGGCAAGAGCATATACGACGTGCTGAATATGACGGTGGAGGAAGCGCTCAAGTTCTTTGAGAACATTCCGTCGATTTACCGGAAGATAGCTACGCTTTATGATGTGGGACTTTCCTATATCCGTCTGGGTCAGCCATCCACGGAGCTGTCCGGCGGTGAGGCACAGAGGATCAAGCTGGCGACGGAGCTGAGCCGTCGTGGGACTGGCAAGACCATCTATATCCTGGATGAGCCGACCACGGGACTGCATTTTGCGGATGTGCACAAGCTGGTGGAGATCCTGCGGAGGCTTTCCGACGGAGGCAATACGGTGGTGGTGATCGAACACAACCTGGATGTGATCAAGTCAGCCGATTATATTATTGATATTGGACCGGAAGGCGGAGACCGGGGCGGTACAGTGATTGCCCAGGGTACGCCGGAGGAAGTGGCAGAGAATCCTGCGTCCTATACGGGACAGTATATCAAGCGGTATCTGAAGCAGCAGTGA
- the queA gene encoding tRNA preQ1(34) S-adenosylmethionine ribosyltransferase-isomerase QueA has product MNVKDFYFDLPQELIAQDPLEDRSASRLLVLDKKTGEIEHRGFKDIMEYLRPGDCLVINDTKVIPARLFGVKEDTQAKIEVLLLKRKENDIWETLVKPGKKCRPGTVIVFGEGLLKGTVLDVVDEGNRLIQFSYEGIFEEILDQLGQMPLPPYITHQLKDKNRYQTVYAKHEGSAAAPTAGLHFTKELLAQIEDMGVKIAHVTLHVGLGTFRPVKVENVLDHHMHSEFYIVEESEAKKVNDTKAAGGRVVCVGTTSCRTIESAAGEDGRLKAGSGWTEIFIYPGYQFKLLDCLITNFHLPESTLVMLVSALAGREHVLHAYEEAIKERYRFFSFGDACFITDLAGDVPENVGRCGETR; this is encoded by the coding sequence ATGAATGTAAAGGATTTTTATTTTGATCTGCCCCAGGAGCTGATCGCCCAGGACCCGCTGGAGGACCGCTCAGCGTCAAGGCTGCTGGTACTGGATAAAAAGACTGGAGAGATTGAGCACAGGGGTTTTAAGGATATCATGGAGTATTTAAGGCCGGGAGACTGCCTGGTGATCAATGACACCAAGGTGATCCCTGCGCGGCTGTTTGGCGTGAAGGAAGATACCCAGGCCAAGATCGAGGTGCTTCTACTGAAGCGGAAAGAGAATGATATTTGGGAGACTCTGGTAAAGCCAGGAAAGAAGTGCAGACCGGGGACGGTCATCGTCTTCGGAGAGGGGCTTTTGAAGGGGACTGTCCTGGATGTGGTGGACGAGGGAAACCGTCTGATCCAGTTTTCCTATGAGGGGATTTTTGAGGAGATCTTAGATCAGCTGGGGCAGATGCCTCTGCCGCCCTACATTACCCATCAGCTGAAGGACAAGAACCGTTACCAGACTGTCTATGCAAAGCATGAGGGATCGGCGGCGGCGCCCACGGCAGGTCTGCATTTTACGAAGGAGCTGCTGGCACAGATCGAGGATATGGGAGTGAAGATCGCCCATGTGACCCTGCATGTGGGACTTGGGACCTTCCGCCCGGTCAAGGTGGAGAACGTGCTGGACCATCACATGCATTCGGAGTTTTATATTGTTGAGGAGTCCGAGGCAAAGAAGGTAAATGACACAAAGGCGGCGGGCGGCCGTGTGGTCTGTGTCGGGACAACCAGCTGCAGGACTATTGAGTCTGCGGCGGGGGAGGACGGCAGGCTGAAGGCGGGAAGCGGATGGACGGAGATCTTTATTTATCCAGGATATCAGTTCAAGCTGCTGGACTGCCTGATCACCAACTTCCATCTGCCGGAATCCACGCTGGTGATGCTGGTATCAGCGCTGGCGGGACGGGAGCATGTGCTTCACGCTTATGAAGAAGCGATCAAAGAGCGTTACCGTTTTTTCAGTTTTGGGGATGCATGTTTCATTACGGACCTGGCCGGTGATGTGCCGGAAAATGTCGGCCGCTGCGGGGAAACACGATAG
- a CDS encoding helix-turn-helix transcriptional regulator — protein sequence MSDFREYLNEQLKDPEFQREYEALEPEYQLINAILDARKSRNMTQKQLAERTGLSQGDISKLENGNTNPTIKLLHRIAEGLEMTLHFEFVPKEVMKRK from the coding sequence ATGAGCGATTTTAGAGAATATCTGAACGAACAGTTAAAAGATCCGGAGTTTCAGCGAGAGTATGAAGCATTAGAACCGGAGTATCAACTGATCAATGCGATTCTAGATGCAAGGAAAAGCCGGAATATGACTCAGAAGCAGCTGGCAGAGCGGACAGGGCTTTCGCAAGGAGATATCAGCAAGCTTGAGAATGGTAATACAAACCCTACGATCAAGCTTTTACACCGCATTGCAGAGGGTTTGGAAATGACACTGCATTTTGAATTTGTGCCAAAGGAAGTGATGAAAAGAAAGTAG
- a CDS encoding sodium-dependent transporter: MKHNRGQWISNLGFVLATAGSAIGLGNIWKFPGKVGLYGGGAFILTYILIVILIGLPIMLAEFAIGRAAQRNVVGAFHVLNRKWSFVGGIGILNLFVIMSYYCVVGGWVLKYVIAYLTDADFYTGTVTYQEYFSGFISKPVEPLVWGLVFLILCIVIIVKGVSDGIEKVSKKLMPLFFVLLIACVVRSFTLPGAKEGISFMFRVDWSSFNTDTLVGALGQAFFSISVGMGILVTYGSYAAKEGGMIKSAMWICGLDTLAALLSASAIIPMVILTLGQDGLTMGGGFAFMALPNVFDSLPGGRIFGLIFFILLFLAALTSALSVLETCVAFMIEEWNMSRRRATVIFSIPMAVLSIGYSLSQSAARNINLPWFDLSSGIQMLPMNAVMEKFTDNLMIPLGALGFCLFVGWSWGTEKAWKEICPDGNVPAFFRHAWSFIIRFLAPAVILMILYFTLGKGQGLS, from the coding sequence ATGAAACATAACAGAGGACAGTGGATCAGCAATCTGGGGTTTGTCCTGGCGACGGCAGGCTCCGCCATCGGACTGGGGAATATCTGGAAGTTCCCGGGGAAGGTTGGGCTTTATGGCGGAGGAGCTTTTATATTAACTTATATTCTGATCGTGATCCTGATCGGCCTGCCGATCATGCTTGCAGAGTTTGCGATCGGGCGTGCCGCCCAGAGGAATGTGGTAGGTGCGTTTCACGTGCTGAACCGGAAATGGTCGTTTGTGGGAGGGATTGGGATCCTGAATCTGTTTGTCATCATGTCCTACTACTGCGTAGTGGGCGGATGGGTGCTGAAATATGTGATCGCTTATCTGACAGATGCAGATTTTTATACGGGAACCGTCACGTATCAGGAATATTTTTCGGGATTTATATCAAAGCCGGTGGAGCCGCTCGTTTGGGGACTGGTTTTTCTGATCCTCTGTATCGTAATTATCGTAAAAGGGGTGTCGGATGGGATTGAGAAGGTCAGTAAAAAGCTGATGCCGCTGTTCTTTGTGCTTCTGATCGCCTGTGTGGTGCGGTCTTTTACACTCCCGGGTGCAAAGGAAGGCATTTCTTTTATGTTCCGGGTGGACTGGAGCAGTTTTAATACGGATACGCTGGTAGGCGCGCTGGGACAGGCGTTTTTCTCGATCTCAGTGGGTATGGGGATCCTGGTGACGTATGGTTCCTATGCGGCGAAGGAAGGCGGTATGATAAAAAGCGCCATGTGGATCTGCGGGTTGGATACCCTGGCAGCCCTGCTGTCCGCTTCCGCCATTATCCCAATGGTGATCCTGACGCTGGGACAGGATGGGCTGACTATGGGCGGCGGCTTTGCATTCATGGCTCTGCCCAATGTTTTTGACAGCCTGCCAGGAGGCCGCATCTTCGGGCTGATCTTTTTTATCCTGCTGTTTTTGGCAGCTCTGACCAGTGCGCTGAGCGTGCTGGAGACTTGTGTGGCGTTTATGATCGAGGAATGGAATATGTCCCGGCGCAGGGCTACGGTGATCTTTTCCATTCCCATGGCGGTTTTGAGCATCGGGTATTCCCTGTCTCAGAGCGCGGCCAGGAATATCAACCTGCCCTGGTTTGACTTATCCTCGGGTATCCAGATGCTGCCCATGAATGCGGTCATGGAGAAATTCACGGATAATCTGATGATCCCGCTGGGGGCCTTGGGATTCTGCCTTTTTGTGGGCTGGTCCTGGGGGACGGAAAAAGCATGGAAAGAGATCTGCCCGGATGGGAACGTACCGGCTTTTTTCCGTCATGCATGGTCCTTTATCATACGGTTCCTGGCTCCGGCTGTGATCCTGATGATCCTTTATTTCACTCTGGGTAAGGGACAGGGGCTTTCATAG
- a CDS encoding pseudouridine synthase has product MEPMRLNKYLSEQGVCSRREADRLIEAGKVTIDGRKAEMGEKVTGQERIVCDGKPVGRSAGGKKARPVLLAVNKPRGIVCTTSDKDRAPNVVDLIQYPARVYPVGRLDKDSEGLLLMTNQGELANEIMHAGNLHEKEYLVTVDQPFNAAFIKKMQEGVELKELGVTTRPCRVEATGPKSFRIILTQGLNRQIRRMCEELGYHVVTLKRVRIMNILLGKLNTGDFRRVTPKELEELEYQLACARELREEARESDLED; this is encoded by the coding sequence ATGGAGCCGATGCGTTTGAATAAATATCTCAGTGAACAGGGCGTATGCTCCCGGCGGGAGGCGGATCGTCTGATCGAGGCAGGGAAGGTTACCATAGATGGGAGAAAGGCAGAGATGGGCGAGAAGGTCACAGGCCAGGAGCGGATTGTTTGTGATGGAAAGCCGGTGGGCCGGTCTGCGGGAGGTAAGAAGGCCAGGCCGGTGCTTCTGGCAGTCAACAAGCCCCGGGGCATCGTCTGTACCACCTCGGACAAGGATCGGGCGCCCAACGTGGTGGATTTGATCCAGTATCCAGCCAGGGTCTATCCGGTTGGCAGGCTTGACAAGGATTCAGAAGGACTGCTCTTGATGACCAATCAGGGGGAGCTTGCCAATGAGATCATGCATGCGGGCAATCTTCATGAGAAAGAGTATCTTGTGACGGTAGACCAGCCGTTCAACGCCGCATTTATCAAAAAAATGCAGGAGGGTGTGGAACTCAAGGAGCTGGGCGTGACCACCAGGCCATGCAGGGTGGAAGCGACAGGCCCAAAATCCTTCCGCATTATCCTGACACAGGGTTTGAACCGTCAGATCCGCAGAATGTGCGAGGAACTGGGATACCATGTGGTGACATTGAAACGGGTCCGTATTATGAACATCCTTCTGGGCAAACTGAATACAGGAGATTTCCGGCGTGTGACGCCGAAGGAACTGGAGGAACTGGAATATCAGCTGGCCTGTGCCCGGGAGCTTCGGGAGGAAGCACGTGAGTCGGACTTGGAAGATTAG
- a CDS encoding 6-carboxytetrahydropterin synthase, with protein MRSITTLDLQYAHRFFGFKGEAQYLHGHTGILTIEVEDSVEPGVNMVFPCNEIQKTAWEVLKNFDHALILREDDPLLPAILDVYEKQGIKDGAPHNQMKGPAFKTELATAYPDCRLVVTKETMTVEGMIKIVYDLLKDKLNIAKITFSSGVNAASAEFETRNNIDRCPLCGIALNENGVCPKCGYKK; from the coding sequence ATGAGAAGTATTACAACATTGGATCTGCAATATGCACACAGATTTTTCGGCTTCAAGGGTGAGGCTCAGTATTTGCACGGACATACAGGGATATTGACGATTGAAGTGGAGGATTCTGTGGAACCCGGCGTCAATATGGTATTTCCCTGCAACGAGATTCAGAAGACTGCATGGGAGGTACTGAAAAATTTTGACCATGCGCTGATTCTGAGGGAAGACGACCCGCTGCTGCCGGCGATCCTCGATGTGTACGAGAAGCAGGGGATCAAGGACGGAGCGCCGCACAACCAGATGAAGGGACCGGCTTTTAAAACTGAGCTTGCTACCGCATATCCCGACTGCCGGCTGGTGGTGACAAAAGAAACGATGACAGTGGAAGGCATGATCAAGATTGTTTATGATCTGCTCAAGGACAAGCTGAACATCGCGAAGATTACCTTTTCAAGCGGGGTCAACGCTGCGTCAGCAGAGTTTGAGACCAGAAACAACATCGACCGCTGCCCGTTATGCGGGATCGCGTTAAATGAAAATGGCGTTTGCCCGAAATGCGGATATAAGAAGTAA